From Polaribacter butkevichii, a single genomic window includes:
- a CDS encoding FeoA family protein has product MSTIATLRKGEIGYISEESLDFIPLKLLEMGCLPGAEVQLVQIAPLKDPIYICVNGSHLAIRKETASKIIILKANL; this is encoded by the coding sequence TTGAGCACAATAGCTACATTACGTAAGGGAGAGATTGGGTATATTTCTGAAGAGTCTTTAGATTTTATACCTTTAAAATTACTAGAAATGGGTTGTTTGCCAGGTGCTGAGGTTCAACTGGTTCAAATAGCTCCTTTAAAAGATCCAATTTATATTTGTGTAAACGGAAGCCATTTGGCCATAAGAAAAGAAACGGCTTCTAAAATTATAATCCTTAAAGCAAATTTGTAA
- the feoB gene encoding ferrous iron transport protein B produces the protein MSKNDIKVALIGNPNTGKTSLFNQLTGLNQKVGNYPGVTVDKKQGTSKLSATQNAIITDLPGTYSINPTSMDESIVLKTLLKKDIKESPDVILVVADIENLKRNLLLFSQIKDLEIPTVLAINMVDQMHRKGITIDLSLLKKELNTEVVLISARKNEGIEDVKAAIIRCHVAAKASPLCGIDHKIDPDYFAKLKEISPNYSLYELWLMVTQNNYPETVTKEEKEKLLAFKKDVSKLKKYQHKETIYRYQEINKILKKTYIVDKSKATDLRGQLDRIFTHKFFGYFFFTLLLLVIFQSVFDWASVPMDFIDATFAEIADFAKSNLPSGMLTNLLTEGIIPGIGGVIIFIPQIAILFLFIAVLEETGYMSRVVFLMDKIMRRFGMNGKSIIPLISGTACAIPAIMATRTIASWKERLITILVVPFTTCSARLPVYAILISLIIPDKKIFGFLNLQGLVLLSLYALGFATAIIAAYILHKTLKIKSKSFFVVEMPNYKLPSVKNVFFEVVEKTKSFVLEAGKIILALSIILWFLASNGSSSFDNAEKNTVENVANQNLSDQELQQKIASARLENSYIGVLGKTIEPAIRPLGYDWKIGIALITSFAAREVFVGTLATIYSVEADDENTSTIKEKMQSEINPETGKKRFNFPVGMSLMVFYAFAMQCMATLAIVKRETKTWKWPLIQLFGMGLLAYVASFITFQILS, from the coding sequence ATGTCTAAAAATGATATAAAGGTTGCTTTAATAGGGAATCCAAATACAGGAAAAACATCACTTTTTAATCAACTTACAGGTTTAAATCAAAAAGTGGGTAATTACCCGGGTGTAACTGTTGATAAAAAACAAGGAACCAGTAAATTATCAGCAACTCAGAATGCCATTATAACAGATTTACCAGGTACTTATAGTATCAATCCTACTTCTATGGATGAAAGTATTGTTTTAAAAACATTACTTAAAAAAGACATAAAAGAATCGCCAGATGTTATTTTGGTTGTTGCAGATATAGAAAACTTAAAAAGAAACTTATTACTTTTTTCTCAGATTAAAGATTTAGAAATTCCTACAGTTTTGGCAATCAATATGGTTGATCAAATGCATAGAAAAGGGATTACTATTGATTTGTCTTTATTAAAAAAAGAACTAAATACAGAGGTTGTTTTAATAAGTGCAAGAAAAAATGAAGGAATTGAAGATGTAAAAGCAGCAATTATTCGTTGTCATGTGGCAGCAAAAGCATCTCCACTTTGTGGAATAGATCATAAAATAGATCCCGATTATTTTGCAAAATTAAAAGAAATTAGTCCTAATTACTCTTTGTATGAATTATGGTTAATGGTTACTCAGAATAATTATCCAGAGACTGTTACTAAAGAAGAAAAGGAAAAATTATTAGCATTTAAGAAAGACGTATCTAAGTTAAAAAAATATCAGCATAAAGAAACTATTTATCGTTATCAAGAAATTAATAAAATTCTAAAAAAAACATATATAGTTGATAAATCAAAGGCAACAGACTTACGTGGACAATTAGATAGAATTTTTACCCATAAGTTTTTTGGGTATTTTTTCTTTACCCTTTTGTTGTTGGTGATTTTTCAATCTGTTTTTGATTGGGCTTCAGTGCCTATGGATTTTATTGATGCTACTTTTGCTGAAATTGCAGATTTTGCAAAAAGTAATTTACCATCAGGAATGCTTACAAATCTCTTAACGGAAGGAATTATTCCAGGTATTGGAGGTGTCATTATATTTATCCCACAAATTGCCATTCTATTTTTATTTATAGCTGTTTTAGAAGAAACAGGTTATATGAGTCGTGTTGTGTTTTTAATGGATAAAATTATGCGACGTTTTGGTATGAATGGTAAAAGTATCATTCCGTTAATTTCTGGTACAGCCTGTGCAATACCTGCAATTATGGCAACTAGAACAATTGCCAGTTGGAAAGAGCGTTTAATTACCATTTTGGTGGTGCCTTTTACAACCTGTTCTGCCCGTTTACCTGTGTATGCTATTTTAATATCTTTAATTATACCCGATAAAAAAATCTTTGGTTTTTTAAACTTACAAGGTTTAGTTTTATTATCATTATATGCATTGGGTTTTGCCACAGCAATTATAGCAGCTTATATATTACATAAGACATTAAAGATAAAATCGAAGTCGTTTTTTGTGGTAGAAATGCCAAATTATAAGTTACCATCTGTAAAAAATGTATTTTTTGAAGTGGTAGAAAAAACAAAGTCGTTTGTTTTAGAAGCGGGTAAAATTATTTTAGCATTGTCTATTATTTTGTGGTTTTTAGCATCAAACGGATCAAGTTCTTTTGATAATGCAGAAAAAAATACAGTTGAAAATGTTGCAAATCAGAATTTATCAGATCAAGAATTACAACAAAAAATAGCATCTGCAAGATTAGAAAATTCATATATAGGAGTTTTAGGAAAAACAATAGAACCTGCAATTAGACCTTTAGGATACGATTGGAAAATAGGAATTGCTTTAATAACATCATTTGCAGCAAGAGAAGTATTTGTGGGTACTTTGGCAACTATTTATAGTGTAGAGGCAGATGATGAAAACACTTCTACAATTAAAGAAAAGATGCAATCTGAAATAAACCCAGAAACGGGTAAAAAAAGATTCAACTTTCCTGTAGGTATGTCTTTAATGGTTTTTTATGCCTTTGCAATGCAATGTATGGCAACTTTAGCTATTGTAAAACGTGAAACAAAAACATGGAAATGGCCACTAATACAACTTTTCGGTATGGGCTTATTGGCTTATGTGGCATCATTTATAACCTTCCAAATTTTAAGTTAA
- a CDS encoding SPOR domain-containing protein: MNIKLTALSFLIVLLTTSYSSFSQNKTNESAEVKRIISKKRSFNSTYGFGYRIQLYNGNEQTARKFMARFKVEFPGIFSKLVYNAPEWKVQVGNYKTKLEADKDLIKFQKKFSGIIVIPMGK; this comes from the coding sequence ATGAATATTAAATTAACAGCACTTTCATTTTTGATTGTTTTATTAACAACTAGTTACAGTTCTTTTTCACAAAATAAAACAAATGAATCTGCAGAAGTTAAAAGAATTATTTCTAAAAAAAGAAGCTTTAATAGTACTTACGGATTTGGTTATAGAATTCAACTTTACAATGGAAATGAACAAACAGCAAGAAAATTTATGGCTCGTTTTAAAGTAGAATTTCCTGGGATTTTCTCAAAATTAGTTTACAATGCGCCTGAATGGAAGGTACAAGTAGGTAATTATAAAACAAAATTAGAAGCCGATAAAGATTTAATAAAGTTTCAGAAAAAATTCTCTGGTATTATAGTGATACCAATGGGTAAATAA
- a CDS encoding FeoB-associated Cys-rich membrane protein, with amino-acid sequence MEMATNTTFRYGLIGLCGIIYNLPNFKLMQEIITYIIVVLAVAFIVRKYIFPSKKKKGCSSGCGC; translated from the coding sequence ATGGAAATGGCCACTAATACAACTTTTCGGTATGGGCTTATTGGCTTATGTGGCATCATTTATAACCTTCCAAATTTTAAGTTAATGCAAGAAATTATAACATATATAATAGTGGTGCTAGCTGTTGCTTTTATAGTTAGAAAATATATTTTTCCTTCTAAAAAAAAGAAAGGCTGTAGTTCTGGTTGTGGGTGTTAA
- a CDS encoding DUF2911 domain-containing protein, with translation MKKTILLVAVFAMAMISSTDAFAQKFPRLDVSPMDAATFPNDWKNSDKLVKVIYGRPQLKGREVSSLAAVSDKGVWRTGANEATEITFFKDVSFAGKAVKAGTYTLFTIPAEKEWTLVFSSVRNVWGHYTYDKKDDVLRVSAKVSKSEKTIEAFSIAFDKAKDHQVIMYLGWGNTVVSVPFKEVVLK, from the coding sequence ATGAAAAAAACAATTTTATTAGTAGCCGTTTTTGCAATGGCAATGATTTCATCAACAGATGCTTTCGCTCAAAAATTTCCAAGATTAGATGTAAGCCCTATGGATGCAGCTACTTTTCCTAATGATTGGAAAAACTCAGACAAATTAGTAAAGGTTATTTATGGTAGACCACAATTAAAAGGTAGAGAAGTATCTTCTTTAGCTGCGGTTTCTGATAAAGGTGTTTGGAGAACAGGAGCTAACGAGGCTACTGAGATTACTTTCTTTAAAGATGTTTCGTTTGCTGGTAAAGCAGTAAAGGCAGGTACATATACTTTGTTTACAATTCCTGCAGAAAAAGAATGGACATTAGTTTTTAGTTCTGTTAGAAACGTTTGGGGGCATTATACCTATGATAAAAAAGATGATGTTCTTAGAGTATCAGCCAAAGTTTCTAAATCAGAGAAAACAATAGAAGCTTTTTCAATTGCTTTTGATAAAGCAAAAGACCATCAAGTAATAATGTATTTAGGATGGGGAAACACCGTAGTGTCTGTCCCTTTTAAAGAGGTTGTTTTAAAATAA
- the rseP gene encoding RIP metalloprotease RseP, translated as MEILIKASQFILSLSLLIVLHELGHFIPAKLFKTRVEKFYLFFDYKFSIFKKKIGDTVYGIGWIPLGGYVKISGMIDESMDTEQMALPAQPWEFRSKPAWQRLIIMLGGVFVNFVLGIFIYIMLMYTYGEKYLPNENVKDGVWVQDSLAINLGIKTGDKVLTIDGEKIKKFSELTLGFVNGNNFQIERKGEIIDKVIPEDFISQLVDRGKDAGLILQPRIPFIIGAVAAESPNIGADLKPKDIVVAINGNIIKYFDEAQTELDKFKNQDIKITVKRGIETKELPVKVTDEGKLGVSLGQLPSKDLERLGYYTLANIEYSFAEAIPAGWNKSVKTLTDYIKQLKKIFNPSTGAYKGLGGFISIGSIFPSEWSAQSFWNITAFLSIMLGFMNLLPIPALDGGHVVFTLWEMITGKKPGDKFLEYAQVTGFILLIALLLFANGNDIFRLFN; from the coding sequence ATGGAAATATTAATAAAAGCATCGCAATTTATTTTAAGTTTATCTTTATTAATTGTATTGCACGAGTTAGGGCACTTTATCCCTGCAAAATTGTTTAAAACAAGAGTAGAAAAATTCTACTTATTCTTTGATTATAAATTCTCAATCTTTAAGAAAAAAATTGGTGATACTGTTTACGGTATTGGTTGGATTCCTTTAGGCGGATATGTAAAAATATCTGGTATGATTGATGAAAGCATGGATACTGAGCAGATGGCTTTGCCTGCACAACCTTGGGAATTTCGTTCTAAACCTGCGTGGCAACGTTTAATTATAATGTTAGGTGGAGTTTTTGTAAACTTTGTTTTAGGTATTTTTATATACATTATGTTAATGTATACTTATGGTGAAAAATATTTACCAAACGAAAATGTAAAAGATGGTGTTTGGGTACAAGATTCGTTAGCCATTAATTTGGGCATAAAAACAGGAGACAAAGTGCTTACCATTGATGGAGAAAAAATTAAAAAATTCTCTGAATTAACACTTGGATTTGTAAATGGAAATAATTTTCAAATAGAGAGAAAAGGAGAAATTATTGATAAAGTAATTCCGGAAGATTTTATTTCTCAATTAGTAGATAGAGGTAAAGATGCTGGGTTAATTTTACAACCAAGAATCCCTTTTATTATTGGAGCCGTTGCTGCGGAATCACCTAACATAGGTGCCGATTTAAAACCTAAAGATATAGTTGTTGCCATTAATGGAAATATCATAAAGTATTTTGATGAAGCGCAAACAGAATTAGATAAATTTAAAAATCAAGACATTAAAATAACCGTTAAAAGAGGTATTGAAACTAAAGAACTACCTGTAAAAGTTACGGATGAAGGAAAATTAGGTGTTAGTTTAGGACAGTTACCTTCTAAAGACTTAGAAAGACTGGGGTATTACACATTAGCAAACATAGAGTATTCTTTTGCAGAAGCAATTCCTGCAGGATGGAACAAATCTGTAAAAACACTAACAGATTACATAAAACAATTAAAGAAAATTTTTAATCCAAGTACTGGTGCTTATAAAGGTTTAGGTGGATTTATTTCTATTGGAAGTATTTTTCCTAGCGAATGGAGCGCACAATCTTTTTGGAACATTACAGCTTTCTTATCTATTATGTTAGGTTTTATGAATCTTTTACCAATACCTGCTTTAGATGGTGGACACGTTGTATTTACCCTTTGGGAAATGATTACAGGTAAAAAGCCAGGAGATAAATTTTTAGAATATGCTCAAGTAACAGGTTTTATTCTTTTAATAGCATTGTTACTTTTTGCTAACGGAAACGATATTTTTAGGTTATTTAACTAA
- a CDS encoding TAT-variant-translocated molybdopterin oxidoreductase codes for MASDKKYWQSVEELKGSSIVETLSKNEFVEEIPTDEFLGDKETLENSSTSRRDFLKYVGFTTAAASLAACQGPVRKAIPYVVKPDDITLGVADWYATSMADGYDFANVLVKTREGRPIQIMPNKEANGTTSARVQAAVLSLYDEKLRLKEPTKAGESISWADADKEIGAKLNELKEANKPVVLLTGTMASPSTDKIISEFIVANPNVKHVVYDAVSESGAADAFMAMYGRRALPNYHLQKAKTIVSFGADFLGDFHGGLEKQYIAGRKPAKGYMSYHVQIESNMSLTGANSDKRVVVKPSDQVFALLNLYNAITGANVPSKATSIDATIKKLASDLKKAGSKAVVLTGLNDKNAQLIALAINKALNSEIIDVNNTLNIRQGNDAEVAQLVSDMKAGKVAGLISYNVDPVYSLSSSSDFSEGLKKLELSVALSTENNDTVNASNYALPAPHFLESWGDTQFDEVTYGLMQPTIQPLFNTRQVQDTLLKWSGNATKYYDYLKSFATSTILVGGSWNKALHNGFFTKEVVISEPVLTEVEVSISDAAAKLSSAAKKASGFELNLYTKTGLGDGKQANNPWLQEFPDPITRASWDNYLMMSMADARELGFSNPVKDNGAINGDYAKVSVNGVSVVVPVMVQPGQAKGSIGLALGYGKKFGLKEEMQVGVNAYPLYANGNNIQYGVTIEKVSGTHKFACTQVQKTIAGRHDILKVASLKEYNSSADPKHTWNKPAFVSYDHKEVEAKTIDLWDEHNREVGHHFNLSIDLTSCTGCGACVVACHAENNVPVVGKREVRVGRDMHWLRIDRYYSSEVETREEAKELGLSRGDTYLALETEAENPEVTFQPMMCQHCNHAPCETVCPVAATSHGRQGQNQMAYNRCVGTRYCANNCPYRVRRFNWFQYSNNNEFDFNMNNDYGKMVLNPDVVVRSRGVMEKCSMCIQMTQATILKAKKEGRAINTDEFETACSSACTTGAMVFGDVNNKEDEVAALAADKRSYHVLDYLQTKPNVVYQVKIKNTNEA; via the coding sequence ATGGCTTCAGACAAAAAATACTGGCAAAGTGTTGAGGAACTTAAAGGTAGTTCTATTGTTGAAACGTTAAGTAAAAACGAATTTGTAGAAGAAATTCCTACAGATGAGTTTTTAGGTGATAAAGAAACATTAGAGAATTCTTCTACTTCACGTAGAGACTTTTTAAAATATGTAGGTTTTACTACAGCTGCTGCATCACTAGCTGCTTGTCAAGGGCCTGTTAGAAAGGCAATTCCTTATGTTGTAAAACCAGACGATATAACTCTTGGAGTTGCAGATTGGTATGCAACTTCTATGGCAGATGGATACGATTTTGCTAACGTGTTGGTTAAAACACGCGAAGGTCGTCCTATTCAAATAATGCCAAATAAAGAAGCAAACGGAACAACAAGCGCAAGAGTGCAAGCTGCCGTTTTATCTTTATATGATGAAAAATTACGTTTAAAAGAACCTACTAAAGCTGGTGAGTCAATTTCTTGGGCAGATGCAGATAAAGAAATTGGTGCTAAATTAAACGAATTAAAAGAAGCAAACAAACCTGTTGTTTTATTAACAGGTACTATGGCTAGCCCATCTACCGATAAAATTATTTCAGAATTTATTGTTGCAAACCCAAATGTAAAACATGTTGTTTATGATGCGGTTTCAGAATCTGGAGCAGCAGATGCTTTTATGGCAATGTACGGTAGACGTGCATTACCAAATTATCATTTACAAAAAGCAAAAACAATTGTTTCTTTTGGTGCAGATTTTCTTGGAGATTTTCATGGAGGTTTAGAAAAACAATATATAGCTGGTAGAAAGCCTGCAAAAGGATACATGTCTTACCATGTACAGATAGAAAGTAACATGTCTTTAACAGGTGCTAATTCTGATAAAAGAGTGGTTGTAAAACCTTCTGATCAAGTATTTGCATTGTTAAATTTATATAACGCTATTACAGGGGCTAACGTTCCTTCTAAAGCAACTTCTATTGATGCAACTATTAAGAAATTAGCTTCAGATTTAAAGAAAGCTGGTTCTAAAGCAGTCGTATTAACAGGATTGAATGATAAAAATGCACAACTAATTGCTTTGGCAATTAACAAAGCATTAAATAGTGAAATTATTGATGTTAACAACACATTAAACATCCGTCAAGGAAATGATGCTGAAGTTGCTCAATTAGTTTCTGATATGAAAGCGGGTAAAGTTGCAGGATTAATTTCTTACAATGTAGATCCTGTTTATTCATTATCAAGTTCATCAGATTTCTCTGAAGGATTAAAAAAATTAGAATTATCAGTAGCATTATCAACAGAAAATAATGATACAGTAAACGCTTCTAATTATGCATTGCCAGCTCCACACTTTTTAGAGTCTTGGGGAGATACTCAGTTTGATGAAGTAACTTATGGTTTAATGCAACCAACAATTCAACCATTATTTAATACGCGTCAAGTTCAAGATACGTTATTAAAATGGTCTGGAAATGCAACTAAATATTACGATTATTTAAAATCTTTTGCTACTTCTACTATTTTAGTTGGTGGTTCTTGGAACAAAGCTTTACATAATGGTTTCTTTACAAAAGAAGTTGTTATTTCTGAGCCAGTTTTAACAGAGGTAGAGGTGTCTATTTCTGATGCAGCTGCAAAACTTTCTAGTGCTGCTAAAAAAGCATCAGGTTTTGAATTAAATTTATATACCAAAACAGGTTTAGGAGATGGTAAGCAAGCAAATAACCCTTGGTTACAAGAATTCCCTGATCCTATTACAAGAGCTTCTTGGGATAATTACTTAATGATGTCTATGGCTGATGCCAGAGAGTTAGGTTTTTCTAATCCTGTAAAAGATAATGGTGCTATAAATGGTGATTATGCCAAAGTATCTGTAAACGGTGTTTCAGTTGTTGTTCCGGTAATGGTGCAACCTGGTCAAGCAAAAGGTTCTATCGGTTTAGCTTTAGGATACGGAAAAAAGTTTGGTTTAAAAGAAGAAATGCAAGTTGGTGTTAATGCATATCCATTATACGCTAACGGAAATAATATTCAATACGGAGTTACTATAGAAAAAGTATCTGGAACTCATAAGTTTGCTTGTACACAAGTACAAAAAACAATTGCTGGTCGTCATGATATTTTAAAGGTAGCTTCTTTAAAAGAGTACAATAGTAGTGCAGATCCAAAACATACTTGGAACAAACCTGCTTTTGTGTCTTATGATCATAAAGAAGTTGAAGCTAAAACCATAGATTTATGGGACGAGCACAACAGAGAAGTTGGTCATCACTTTAATTTATCAATAGATTTAACATCTTGTACCGGTTGTGGTGCCTGTGTTGTTGCCTGTCATGCAGAAAACAACGTACCTGTTGTAGGTAAAAGAGAAGTTAGAGTTGGTAGAGATATGCACTGGTTGCGTATTGATAGATATTACTCTTCTGAAGTAGAAACTAGAGAAGAAGCAAAAGAATTAGGATTAAGTAGAGGAGATACTTATTTAGCTTTAGAAACTGAAGCAGAAAATCCTGAAGTTACTTTTCAACCAATGATGTGTCAGCACTGTAATCATGCTCCTTGTGAGACTGTTTGTCCTGTTGCTGCAACTTCACACGGTCGTCAAGGTCAAAATCAAATGGCATACAACAGATGTGTAGGTACAAGATATTGTGCAAACAACTGTCCATATAGAGTTCGTCGTTTCAACTGGTTCCAATACTCAAATAATAATGAGTTCGATTTCAATATGAACAATGACTATGGTAAAATGGTTTTAAACCCAGACGTTGTAGTTCGTTCTAGAGGAGTTATGGAGAAATGTTCTATGTGTATTCAAATGACACAAGCAACAATTCTAAAAGCTAAAAAAGAAGGAAGAGCTATTAATACAGATGAGTTTGAAACAGCTTGTTCATCTGCATGTACTACTGGAGCAATGGTTTTTGGTGATGTAAATAATAAAGAAGATGAAGTTGCAGCATTAGCAGCAGATAAGAGATCTTATCATGTCTTAGATTACTTACAAACAAAACCGAATGTAGTATATCAAGTTAAAATTAAAAATACAAACGAAGCGTAA
- a CDS encoding SCO family protein, whose amino-acid sequence MELKFFKKSLPTLIFLIVVSAITIPVFYHLLKVDNRLKIYNPVDVNPRLVDESMLHIQKNHTIANFKLINQNGKIITNDDYKDKIYIADFFFTRCQTICIAMAYNMSELQAYYKNDEDIMFLSHSVTPVIDSVSVLREYADRKGVIDGKWNVTTGPKKHIYELARKSYFAVTDEGDGDENDFIHTEQFVLVDKEKRIRGYYDGTEKKDMEKLKKDIVLLKEEYASK is encoded by the coding sequence ATGGAGTTAAAATTCTTTAAAAAATCGTTGCCAACGCTTATTTTTTTAATTGTTGTTTCGGCAATTACAATCCCTGTATTTTATCATTTATTAAAGGTTGATAATCGTCTTAAGATATACAATCCAGTAGATGTAAATCCGAGATTGGTAGATGAAAGCATGCTGCATATTCAAAAAAATCACACCATTGCAAATTTTAAACTCATCAATCAAAATGGTAAAATTATTACTAATGATGATTATAAAGATAAAATTTACATAGCAGATTTCTTTTTTACACGTTGCCAAACTATTTGTATTGCGATGGCTTATAATATGAGTGAGTTGCAAGCGTATTATAAAAACGATGAGGATATTATGTTTTTATCACATTCTGTAACTCCTGTTATAGATAGTGTTTCTGTATTAAGGGAATATGCAGATAGAAAAGGAGTTATAGATGGAAAGTGGAATGTTACTACAGGACCTAAAAAACACATTTATGAGTTGGCTAGAAAAAGTTATTTTGCGGTAACAGATGAAGGAGATGGAGATGAAAACGATTTTATACACACAGAACAATTTGTATTGGTAGATAAAGAAAAACGGATTCGTGGCTATTATGATGGCACCGAGAAAAAAGATATGGAAAAACTAAAAAAGGATATTGTTTTGTTAAAAGAAGAATATGCTTCTAAATAA
- a CDS encoding c-type cytochrome, protein MKSVELHNRLTTLLLKSFTFLLIFAFSVSAYSQDVDEARQKEGKKLFKSLCASCHKLDKKLVGPALGGVEERRENDWLKAWIKNNAELRASGDADANAIFDEYKGASMTAFPQLSDKNIDDLLYYTTVGELKKKEAVAAVGATTAPTAAAPGWLIYILAGAIIVAFLMIASLLKQVSELKGNTAPGQDSNLKRDLHELWAGLKQNTFLKVLTTIFLLLVGAYLFFGTLFKVGVDEGYQPIQPIAFSHKIHAGDNKIDCQYCHSSAKHSKTSGIPSVNVCMNCHKNISEVADDTVVELEDGVVLGKQELDLEIAKVYKAAGWDADNLEYTGSTSPIKWVRVHNLPDFVYYNHSQHVTVAGVACQKCHGPVEEMDELYQYSPLTMGWCIDCHKETKVNLKGNDYYKKIHEDLAKKYNVDQVTISQLGGKECGKCHY, encoded by the coding sequence ATGAAAAGTGTAGAATTGCACAATAGACTAACCACATTACTTCTAAAGAGTTTTACTTTTCTTCTAATTTTTGCATTTAGCGTATCTGCTTATTCACAAGATGTAGATGAAGCACGCCAAAAAGAAGGGAAAAAATTATTTAAATCGTTATGTGCTTCTTGTCACAAGTTAGATAAGAAACTAGTAGGACCTGCTCTAGGTGGGGTAGAGGAAAGAAGAGAGAATGATTGGTTAAAAGCATGGATTAAAAATAATGCAGAGCTTAGAGCGTCAGGAGATGCGGATGCAAATGCTATTTTTGATGAGTATAAAGGAGCTTCAATGACTGCTTTTCCTCAATTATCAGATAAAAATATAGATGATCTTTTATATTATACAACTGTTGGTGAGCTTAAGAAAAAAGAAGCTGTAGCGGCTGTTGGTGCTACAACTGCTCCTACTGCGGCTGCTCCGGGTTGGTTAATATATATATTAGCAGGTGCTATTATTGTTGCCTTTTTAATGATTGCTAGTTTATTAAAACAAGTAAGTGAGTTAAAAGGAAATACTGCGCCAGGTCAAGACTCTAATCTTAAAAGAGATTTACATGAGCTTTGGGCAGGTTTAAAGCAAAATACATTCTTAAAAGTTTTAACAACTATCTTTTTATTGTTGGTAGGTGCTTATTTGTTTTTCGGAACCTTATTTAAGGTAGGTGTAGATGAAGGGTATCAGCCAATTCAACCAATTGCATTTTCTCATAAGATACATGCAGGAGATAATAAGATCGATTGTCAATACTGTCACTCATCAGCAAAACATAGTAAAACATCTGGTATACCATCTGTTAATGTTTGTATGAATTGTCATAAAAACATCTCTGAAGTTGCAGACGATACTGTTGTAGAATTAGAAGACGGAGTAGTTCTTGGAAAGCAAGAGTTAGATCTTGAGATTGCTAAAGTTTACAAAGCAGCAGGTTGGGATGCAGATAACTTAGAGTATACAGGTAGTACATCACCTATTAAATGGGTAAGAGTTCATAATTTACCAGATTTTGTATACTATAACCATTCTCAGCACGTAACGGTTGCAGGGGTTGCTTGTCAGAAATGTCATGGTCCTGTAGAGGAAATGGATGAATTGTATCAATATTCTCCATTAACAATGGGTTGGTGTATCGATTGTCATAAAGAGACTAAAGTGAATTTAAAAGGTAATGATTATTACAAAAAGATTCATGAAGATTTGGCAAAGAAATACAATGTAGATCAAGTTACCATTTCACAATTAGGTGGTAAAGAGTGTGGTAAATGTCACTACTAA